From Candidatus Methylomirabilota bacterium, the proteins below share one genomic window:
- a CDS encoding NAD(P)-dependent oxidoreductase produces MGAVGFVGLGAMGTPMARRLLAAGHTVTGYNRTRAKAEALVPLGLRVAGSPREAAAAGDAVLSMVTDSEALRRIAEGPDGILAGLKPGAVWADMSTVSPAVSRAMGAEVAARGAAFLDAPVSGSAVTVEQGKLAYLVGGDTAALERVRPYLLAIGATITHMGALGMAVTMKVALNLGIGVQLTAYAETVLLAEKAGISRERAVEAFARSVLASPMLQYRSTFVLASPAEPLFDCVMMQKDLGLALELGHAAGVPLPTTAIVHELLTAARALGLGDRDCAAVFDVLARLSGQPGSV; encoded by the coding sequence ATGGGCGCAGTCGGCTTCGTGGGCCTCGGCGCCATGGGCACACCCATGGCGAGGCGTCTCCTCGCCGCCGGGCACACCGTGACCGGGTACAACCGCACGCGGGCCAAGGCGGAGGCGCTGGTCCCGCTGGGCCTGCGCGTGGCCGGCTCCCCGCGCGAGGCCGCCGCGGCGGGCGACGCGGTGCTCAGCATGGTGACGGACTCGGAGGCCCTGCGCCGCATCGCCGAAGGCCCCGACGGCATCCTCGCCGGGCTCAAGCCGGGCGCGGTGTGGGCGGACATGAGCACGGTGAGCCCCGCCGTGTCGCGCGCGATGGGCGCGGAGGTGGCCGCGCGCGGCGCCGCGTTCCTCGACGCGCCGGTCTCGGGCAGCGCCGTCACCGTGGAGCAGGGGAAGCTCGCCTACCTCGTGGGCGGCGACACCGCCGCACTGGAGCGAGTGCGCCCCTATCTCCTCGCCATCGGCGCCACCATCACCCACATGGGCGCGCTGGGCATGGCGGTCACCATGAAGGTCGCGCTCAATCTCGGCATCGGCGTGCAGCTCACCGCCTACGCCGAGACGGTGCTCCTCGCCGAGAAGGCGGGCATCAGCCGCGAGCGCGCCGTGGAGGCCTTCGCCCGGAGCGTGCTCGCCTCGCCGATGCTTCAGTACCGGAGCACGTTCGTGCTCGCCTCGCCCGCCGAGCCCCTGTTCGACTGCGTGATGATGCAGAAGGATCTCGGCCTCGCGCTGGAGCTGGGGCACGCGGCGGGCGTGCCGCTGCCCACCACCGCCATCGTCCACGAGCTGCTGACGGCTGCGCGGGCGCTCGGGCTCGGTGACCGCGACTGCGCGGCGGTGTTCGACGTGCTCGCGCGTCTCTCCGGCCAGCCGGGAAGCGTGTAG
- a CDS encoding branched-chain amino acid ABC transporter permease, with protein MARHPVFAFALVFAVFPFVVPYKALAAQVLIFGLLAMGFNLLYGYTGLLSFGHAAYYGLGAYGTGLVLAKTKLGSLWLGVLAGPLLAMVGGALIGFFCLRRRGIYFAMLTLAFAQLLYFVAFHLADLTGGDDGLRGIPQLPLRLLGWTIPLESTLAFYYFAYVLVVLAVAALKRILDSPFGTVLQAIRENPDRAAACGYDVNRIKHLSFVFSATFAGLAGGLDALRLAVVPVESLYWTTSGQVVIMTLLGGAGTFFGPFVGAGTYLVLEDRLSVFTESWPLVIGLIFMAFVLFLPKGIWGTLVGRLPIGRI; from the coding sequence GTGGCGCGCCACCCGGTCTTCGCCTTCGCCCTCGTCTTCGCGGTCTTTCCGTTCGTCGTCCCCTACAAGGCCCTCGCGGCGCAGGTGCTGATCTTCGGGCTCCTCGCCATGGGCTTCAACCTGCTCTACGGCTACACCGGGCTCCTGTCCTTCGGCCACGCCGCGTACTACGGGCTCGGCGCGTATGGCACCGGGCTCGTCCTCGCCAAGACGAAGCTCGGCTCGCTGTGGCTGGGCGTGCTCGCGGGCCCACTGCTCGCGATGGTCGGGGGCGCCCTGATCGGCTTCTTCTGCCTGCGCCGGCGCGGCATCTACTTCGCCATGCTCACACTGGCCTTCGCGCAGCTGCTCTACTTCGTAGCCTTCCACCTCGCCGATCTCACCGGCGGCGATGACGGGCTGCGCGGCATCCCTCAGCTGCCGCTCCGGCTCCTCGGGTGGACGATTCCATTGGAATCGACCCTTGCCTTCTATTACTTCGCCTACGTGCTGGTAGTGCTGGCGGTGGCCGCGCTCAAGCGCATCCTCGACTCGCCCTTCGGCACCGTGCTCCAGGCCATTCGCGAGAATCCCGATCGCGCCGCCGCCTGCGGCTACGACGTGAACCGCATCAAGCATCTCTCGTTCGTGTTCTCGGCGACCTTCGCGGGGCTCGCGGGCGGGCTTGACGCGCTCCGCCTCGCGGTGGTGCCGGTCGAGTCGCTGTACTGGACCACCTCGGGCCAGGTGGTCATCATGACGCTCTTGGGCGGGGCGGGGACGTTCTTCGGGCCCTTCGTGGGCGCGGGCACTTACCTCGTGCTGGAAGACCGCCTGAGCGTCTTCACCGAGTCGTGGCCCCTCGTCATCGGCCTCATCTTCATGGCGTTCGTCCTGTTCCTGCCCAAGGGCATCTGGGGCACGCTGGTCGGACGCCTTCCCATTGGGAGGATCTGA
- a CDS encoding VOC family protein — protein MAIKVLELHHHGIRVRPEKADEVKAFYEDVLGLSADPGRPNIPGIPGYWMDCGNDTQIHIMGCEGMSRYAQGSPDKDPTRLHVALAIPDIQEAKKELDRLGVKYWTIKSVVGPELEQIFMDDPNGNLVELHQIGTCRCKQSSRPYRVTPPASMAG, from the coding sequence ATGGCGATCAAGGTGCTCGAGCTCCACCATCACGGCATTCGCGTCCGCCCGGAGAAGGCCGATGAGGTGAAGGCGTTCTACGAGGACGTGCTGGGTCTCAGCGCCGATCCGGGCCGGCCGAACATTCCCGGCATCCCCGGCTACTGGATGGACTGCGGCAACGACACGCAGATCCACATCATGGGCTGCGAGGGGATGTCACGCTACGCCCAGGGCAGCCCCGACAAGGATCCCACGCGCCTGCACGTCGCCCTCGCCATCCCCGACATCCAGGAGGCCAAGAAGGAGCTGGACCGGCTGGGCGTGAAGTACTGGACCATCAAGTCGGTGGTGGGCCCGGAGCTGGAGCAGATCTTCATGGACGACCCCAACGGCAACCTGGTCGAGCTCCATCAGATCGGCACCTGCCGATGCAAACAGTCGTCGCGCCCGTATCGAGTGACGCCGCCGGCCAGCATGGCCGGCTAG
- a CDS encoding xanthine dehydrogenase family protein molybdopterin-binding subunit codes for MIGASLTRLGAEPLLTGRGRFVADVRPEGALEAAVLRSRHAHARLVSVDARRALALPGVRVVLTAADVPAAAVIPNRVPVPDGATRYLQPAIAREVVRYVGEPVAVVLADTRYLAEDALEVIGVEYAPLPVAASVDVALAPGAPRLFAGTDSNNVALIRMRVGDTDSALARAHLVLRERFTHPRQTAAALETRGLVAVPPAASGGELHLLGSTKCIHINRGILAPIFGLPPGALRLTEVDVGGGFGVRGELYPEDILIPLAALRVGRPVRWIEERRENLMAANHAREVVYELEMGFDRDGRIQGVRVVIRADIGAYVRTAALVPAEFGAALLPGPYRMPDYACDLWSVVTNKTPVGTLRSPGRPECNFARERLLDAAAARLGLDPADIRRRNLVRSDEMPWDCGTVSFGVKTVYDSGDFPALFERLLDRLDYAGARAVQAAAPKQLGIGLAMYVEKTGLGPFETARVEARPDGRFTVDTGASSMGPGLETALAQILGSALGLPADRFVVRHPDTAAVESGVGTYGSRATVTAGNAAHMAAGKLLEEARTRAAVVLRVPAEEVVYAAGACSARGRRVGLDELAAAGPLAAGASFTVPKLTYAGCGVAVIVEVDAETGQITLRRIVVGADVGRAVNPALIEAQLAGGAAFGLGNAMLESLEYDADGQLLTGTLLDYALPLTTDVPLIDAFYQEIPAHTNPLGLRGVGECGNPGLGAAIANAVCDALRGLGVSLTALPVTPARVRAAIEAATRGS; via the coding sequence ATGATCGGCGCGTCCCTCACCCGGCTCGGCGCGGAGCCACTCCTCACCGGCCGCGGCCGCTTCGTGGCGGACGTGCGCCCCGAGGGCGCGCTCGAGGCCGCGGTGCTCCGCTCGCGCCACGCGCATGCACGGCTCGTGAGCGTCGACGCGCGGCGGGCGCTGGCCCTGCCCGGCGTCCGCGTCGTGCTCACCGCCGCCGACGTGCCCGCCGCCGCCGTCATCCCCAACCGCGTGCCGGTGCCCGACGGCGCCACGCGCTATCTGCAGCCGGCGATCGCGCGCGAGGTGGTCCGCTACGTCGGCGAGCCGGTGGCGGTGGTGCTGGCCGACACCCGCTATCTCGCCGAGGATGCGCTGGAGGTGATCGGCGTCGAGTACGCGCCCCTGCCCGTGGCGGCGTCGGTGGACGTCGCCCTCGCGCCCGGGGCGCCGCGGCTCTTCGCCGGCACCGACTCGAACAACGTCGCCCTCATCCGGATGCGGGTGGGCGACACCGACAGCGCCCTCGCCCGCGCCCACCTCGTGCTCCGCGAGCGCTTCACGCATCCCCGCCAGACGGCGGCCGCGCTGGAGACGCGCGGGCTGGTGGCGGTACCGCCCGCGGCGAGCGGCGGCGAGCTGCATCTCCTCGGGTCGACCAAGTGCATCCACATCAATCGCGGCATCCTCGCCCCGATCTTCGGACTGCCGCCGGGCGCCCTCCGCCTCACCGAGGTGGATGTGGGCGGGGGCTTCGGTGTGCGCGGCGAGCTCTACCCCGAGGACATCCTGATCCCGCTCGCGGCCCTGCGCGTCGGCCGGCCGGTGCGCTGGATCGAAGAGCGGCGCGAGAACCTGATGGCGGCCAATCACGCTCGCGAGGTCGTCTACGAGCTCGAGATGGGTTTCGACCGGGACGGGCGCATCCAGGGCGTGCGGGTCGTGATCCGCGCCGACATCGGCGCCTACGTGCGCACCGCCGCGCTGGTGCCGGCCGAATTTGGCGCGGCCCTCCTGCCCGGCCCCTACCGCATGCCCGACTACGCCTGCGATCTCTGGAGTGTGGTGACCAACAAGACGCCGGTGGGCACGCTCCGCTCGCCCGGCCGCCCGGAGTGCAACTTCGCGCGCGAGCGGCTCCTCGATGCTGCGGCGGCCCGGCTCGGCCTCGATCCCGCCGACATCCGGCGAAGAAACCTCGTTCGATCGGACGAGATGCCGTGGGACTGCGGCACCGTCTCGTTCGGAGTGAAGACGGTCTACGACTCCGGCGACTTCCCCGCCCTCTTCGAGCGGCTGCTCGATCGGCTCGACTACGCGGGCGCGCGCGCCGTCCAGGCGGCGGCACCGAAACAGCTCGGCATCGGGCTCGCCATGTACGTGGAAAAGACGGGGCTCGGCCCCTTCGAGACCGCGCGCGTGGAAGCCCGGCCGGACGGGCGATTCACGGTGGACACCGGCGCCTCGTCCATGGGGCCCGGCCTCGAGACCGCGCTCGCGCAGATCCTGGGTTCGGCCCTCGGCCTGCCCGCGGACCGCTTCGTGGTTCGCCATCCCGATACCGCCGCCGTGGAGAGCGGTGTGGGCACCTATGGCTCGCGCGCCACTGTCACCGCCGGTAACGCGGCGCACATGGCGGCGGGCAAGCTGCTGGAAGAGGCTCGCACGCGCGCCGCCGTCGTCCTGCGCGTGCCCGCGGAGGAGGTCGTCTACGCCGCCGGCGCCTGCTCCGCGCGCGGCCGGCGCGTGGGCCTCGACGAGCTGGCGGCCGCCGGACCCCTCGCCGCCGGCGCCTCGTTCACCGTGCCCAAGCTCACCTATGCCGGCTGCGGCGTGGCCGTGATCGTGGAGGTGGACGCCGAGACCGGGCAGATCACGCTGCGCAGGATCGTGGTGGGCGCCGACGTCGGCCGTGCGGTGAATCCCGCGCTGATCGAGGCCCAGCTCGCGGGGGGCGCGGCGTTCGGCCTCGGCAACGCCATGCTGGAGAGCCTCGAGTACGATGCCGACGGCCAGCTCCTCACCGGCACCCTGCTCGACTACGCGCTGCCGCTCACGACCGACGTGCCCCTCATCGACGCCTTCTACCAGGAGATCCCCGCGCACACGAATCCGCTCGGCCTCCGCGGCGTGGGGGAATGCGGCAATCCCGGGCTCGGCGCGGCCATCGCGAATGCGGTGTGCGACGCCCTCCGCGGCCTCGGCGTGAGCCTCACCGCCCTGCCGGTGACACCTGCGCGGGTGCGCGCCGCGATCGAGGCGGCGACGCGAGGGAGCTGA
- a CDS encoding ABC transporter substrate-binding protein has protein sequence MKSMTRRSFLAASGAAAGMAATQGFFPAVLRAQSDPIRIGCPLPLTGPFAALAADMQRGAQLAQDEINAKGGVMGRKVEVLFRDDQLKPAVGAQRTKELIENEKVQFVVGGLAAHVQMAINEQTKKSKVLFISTSQSDEISAKPDTSNITFHEALNPTITSRVMGKWTCDNLGKKWWIIYADYAWGKQNNQVLTDTLKANGGTLLGSTPYPLGSAEFSAHLPKIQAAKPDVLMSVTPGADNIAFLKQARSFGMDKQMKLAQPLLWISYLKEGGPELYQDVHGALNWYWELQETIPTARKFVEASMKKFNMPPGDYGAYSYSGVLEVARGVELAKSTDSFAVADALRKSPTYDHFKGKQWWRACDNKSFQDMWIVKGRGPGKTKGEWGLADIVARVPADEKYDRTCAEKGFA, from the coding sequence ATGAAGTCGATGACCCGCCGCAGCTTCCTGGCCGCCAGCGGTGCCGCCGCCGGCATGGCGGCGACCCAGGGATTCTTCCCCGCCGTACTCCGCGCGCAGAGCGATCCCATCCGGATCGGTTGCCCCCTCCCGCTCACCGGCCCCTTCGCCGCGCTCGCCGCCGACATGCAGCGCGGCGCTCAGCTCGCCCAGGATGAGATCAATGCCAAGGGCGGCGTGATGGGCCGCAAGGTCGAGGTGCTGTTCCGCGACGACCAGCTCAAGCCCGCGGTAGGCGCCCAGCGCACGAAGGAGCTGATCGAGAACGAGAAGGTGCAGTTCGTGGTGGGCGGCCTCGCCGCGCACGTGCAGATGGCCATCAACGAGCAGACCAAGAAGTCCAAGGTGCTGTTCATCTCCACCAGCCAGTCCGACGAGATCAGCGCCAAGCCGGACACCAGCAACATCACCTTCCACGAGGCGCTCAATCCCACGATTACCTCGCGGGTGATGGGCAAGTGGACGTGCGACAACCTCGGCAAGAAGTGGTGGATCATCTACGCCGACTACGCCTGGGGCAAGCAGAACAACCAGGTGCTCACCGACACGCTCAAGGCCAACGGCGGCACCCTGCTCGGCTCCACGCCGTACCCGCTGGGGAGCGCGGAGTTCTCCGCGCATCTCCCGAAGATCCAGGCGGCCAAGCCCGACGTGCTCATGTCGGTGACCCCGGGTGCGGACAACATCGCGTTCCTCAAGCAAGCGCGGAGCTTCGGGATGGACAAGCAGATGAAGCTCGCCCAGCCGCTGCTGTGGATTTCCTATCTCAAGGAGGGTGGCCCCGAGCTCTACCAGGACGTGCACGGCGCGCTCAACTGGTATTGGGAGCTGCAGGAGACGATCCCGACGGCCAGGAAGTTCGTCGAGGCGTCCATGAAGAAGTTCAACATGCCGCCCGGCGACTACGGCGCGTACTCGTACTCCGGCGTCCTGGAAGTCGCGCGCGGGGTGGAGCTGGCCAAGTCCACGGACTCCTTCGCGGTGGCCGACGCCCTGCGGAAGAGTCCCACCTACGACCACTTCAAGGGCAAGCAGTGGTGGCGGGCGTGCGACAACAAGTCCTTCCAGGACATGTGGATCGTGAAGGGGCGCGGCCCCGGTAAGACCAAGGGCGAGTGGGGCCTCGCCGACATCGTGGCTCGCGTGCCGGCCGACGAGAAGTACGATCGCACCTGCGCCGAGAAGGGGTTCGCATGA
- a CDS encoding branched-chain amino acid ABC transporter permease yields the protein MDLAAILPQVFTGLVLGMIFVLLAIGLSLIFGLMTVVNFAHGSLYMLGAYFTVFLLAYTRSFWVALVVAPILVGVLGFAIERLLIRRLYGRGPDDPLLLTFGLSLVLIETAKLIWGKIGLTLDPPRALAGAVDLGFMAFPVYRLFVIAVTIVVLIGLWAFVNRTNVGLIIRAGSRDPLMVRALGVDLNRIWLLVFGVGCGLAGLAGALAGPMRGAYADMGVTMIIESFVVVVVGGMGSLLGAVVAGIMMGQVVGITTLFAPKLAEIMVFVVMAVVLLIRPSGIFGEAGLAE from the coding sequence ATGGATTTGGCCGCCATCCTGCCCCAGGTGTTCACCGGGCTCGTGCTGGGGATGATCTTCGTGCTGCTCGCGATCGGGCTCTCCCTGATCTTCGGGCTCATGACGGTGGTGAACTTCGCCCACGGCTCGCTCTACATGCTGGGCGCGTACTTCACGGTGTTCCTGCTCGCGTACACCCGGAGCTTCTGGGTGGCGCTGGTGGTGGCGCCGATCCTGGTGGGGGTTCTCGGGTTCGCGATCGAGCGGCTGCTCATCCGGCGGCTCTACGGTCGCGGGCCCGACGACCCCCTGCTGCTCACCTTCGGGCTCTCGCTGGTGCTCATCGAGACGGCCAAGCTCATCTGGGGGAAGATCGGGCTCACCCTCGATCCGCCGCGCGCGCTGGCCGGCGCGGTCGACCTCGGCTTCATGGCATTTCCCGTCTATCGCCTCTTCGTCATCGCGGTCACCATCGTCGTGCTCATCGGTCTCTGGGCGTTCGTGAACCGCACCAACGTGGGCCTGATCATCCGTGCCGGCTCGCGCGATCCGCTGATGGTGCGGGCCCTGGGCGTGGATCTCAATCGGATCTGGCTGCTCGTGTTCGGCGTCGGCTGCGGCCTGGCCGGACTCGCGGGCGCCCTTGCCGGCCCCATGCGGGGCGCCTACGCCGACATGGGCGTGACGATGATCATCGAGTCGTTCGTGGTGGTGGTGGTGGGCGGCATGGGCAGCCTGCTGGGCGCGGTGGTGGCGGGCATCATGATGGGGCAGGTGGTGGGCATCACGACCCTCTTCGCCCCCAAGCTCGCCGAGATCATGGTCTTCGTCGTGATGGCGGTGGTCCTGCTGATCCGGCCCAGCGGCATCTTCGGCGAGGCCGGACTCGCGGAGTAG
- a CDS encoding BON domain-containing protein, with product MRGRLIASLIVAVALLLGACATMSPWTDARIESEVKARLVAETDANLTRLGVVSRRAVVYLSGDVRSDEERERAGTVAASVGGVQRVVNGVAVRAPGTADPAR from the coding sequence ATGCGCGGCCGCCTCATTGCCTCGCTGATCGTCGCTGTGGCTCTCCTTCTCGGGGCCTGCGCCACCATGAGCCCCTGGACGGACGCCAGGATCGAGAGCGAGGTGAAGGCCCGCCTGGTCGCAGAGACCGATGCGAACCTCACCCGGCTGGGCGTGGTGAGCCGGCGCGCGGTCGTGTACCTCTCCGGCGACGTCCGGTCGGACGAAGAGAGGGAGCGGGCCGGCACCGTCGCCGCGAGCGTGGGCGGCGTGCAGCGTGTGGTCAATGGCGTCGCGGTGCGCGCGCCGGGGACCGCCGATCCAGCCCGCTGA
- a CDS encoding VOC family protein, whose protein sequence is MTLFKAFNHVSITVTDLAKAKEFYGGLLGFKEIPRPAFNFPGVWYGIGGDLSLHIIVNEALVRPPVERASFEGRYPHFALWTDDCDATAEQLTATGIHVHDLVSTPTGLRQLFVKDPDGNMLEFIGPTKASRVRRME, encoded by the coding sequence ATGACCCTCTTCAAGGCTTTCAATCACGTCTCCATTACCGTGACCGATCTCGCGAAGGCCAAGGAGTTCTACGGCGGGCTGCTCGGATTCAAGGAGATTCCGCGGCCGGCGTTCAACTTTCCCGGGGTCTGGTACGGCATCGGAGGGGATCTCTCGCTTCACATCATCGTCAACGAGGCGCTCGTGCGGCCGCCGGTCGAGCGCGCCTCGTTCGAGGGCCGATATCCGCACTTCGCCCTGTGGACGGACGACTGCGACGCGACGGCCGAGCAGCTCACCGCCACCGGCATCCACGTCCATGACCTCGTGTCCACGCCCACCGGGCTCCGCCAGCTCTTCGTGAAAGATCCCGACGGCAACATGCTGGAGTTCATCGGTCCCACCAAGGCGTCGCGCGTACGCCGCATGGAGTAG
- a CDS encoding alpha/beta hydrolase, translating to MWIHGGSVEESSVMLPDVEPFLGRVRALLPDTRGHGRSSKFERPEDYTYARKAEDLGPWLDALGVGPAVWGGASMGAALSLWMAVHEPARVRGVISISGPPYEPPPEDKAWWAAHRPLVAAGRFDEYFDANLRLRMGEAALARLKARPARYAELTGVLRQHSVASLLALLDETYSRGEWLADCARIRCPVQIIAGADDRFPTVAMSERLADTIPGARLHAVAGGPHFPNRTHRAEVQGVMDAFFRSLGI from the coding sequence GTGTGGATCCACGGGGGCTCCGTCGAGGAGTCCTCGGTGATGCTGCCCGACGTGGAGCCCTTCCTCGGCCGGGTGCGGGCGCTCCTCCCGGACACACGCGGCCACGGCCGGTCCAGCAAGTTCGAGCGCCCGGAGGACTACACCTATGCCCGCAAGGCCGAGGATCTCGGCCCCTGGCTGGACGCGCTCGGCGTGGGGCCGGCGGTGTGGGGCGGCGCCTCGATGGGGGCGGCGCTGTCGCTCTGGATGGCCGTTCACGAGCCGGCGCGCGTCCGCGGCGTGATCTCGATCAGCGGCCCCCCCTACGAGCCCCCGCCCGAGGACAAGGCCTGGTGGGCGGCCCACCGGCCCCTGGTCGCGGCGGGACGCTTCGACGAGTACTTCGACGCCAACCTGCGCCTGCGCATGGGCGAGGCGGCCCTCGCGCGGCTCAAGGCACGGCCCGCCCGCTACGCCGAGCTCACCGGCGTGCTCCGGCAGCACTCGGTGGCGTCGCTGCTCGCGCTCCTCGACGAGACCTACTCGCGCGGCGAGTGGCTGGCCGACTGCGCGCGGATCCGATGCCCCGTCCAGATCATCGCGGGCGCGGACGACCGCTTTCCCACCGTGGCGATGTCGGAACGGCTCGCTGACACCATCCCCGGCGCTCGTCTGCACGCGGTCGCGGGCGGGCCGCACTTTCCCAATCGCACCCATCGCGCCGAGGTACAAGGCGTGATGGACGCCTTCTTCCGCTCCCTCGGCATCTAG
- a CDS encoding acyl-CoA dehydrogenase family protein produces the protein MAVSDSQTAYVERIDEVTRTRIAPRAAAYDREGKNPVESWRDLWRAGFLAAAVPAAYGGRGLDMGTYIACLRAIARGCANTAMTVHMHSTVMRFIDALCTDAQKRRYYAEVVDHGKLFGSWGSEPAVSLSRTFQIETVVRRRDGGYVVDGLKHFCTMALGASYYMVWCALDGEADMSKALIQVLVPADSPGIHTDGKWDTLGMRATFSPSVELRDVRVTPEALMGEPGNALKVGVVESFALGYAAVYVALAEAALAFAIEAVKKRVVKPENIPVAHDPAVQRHIGELEARLHAVLLVLGDAAARWDKADMLQRGLLANRAKLLATEVGLAVTGHAIQTVGGRAAYKEFPVERAFRDLRTATLMPPTMDRMMEAIGKAALGLEAAMFRVGGAPSA, from the coding sequence ATGGCGGTTTCGGACAGCCAGACGGCCTACGTCGAGCGCATCGACGAGGTCACGCGGACGCGCATCGCGCCGCGGGCGGCCGCGTACGACCGCGAGGGCAAGAACCCCGTCGAGAGCTGGCGGGATCTCTGGCGGGCGGGTTTCCTCGCCGCCGCCGTGCCCGCCGCCTACGGCGGGCGCGGGCTCGACATGGGGACCTACATCGCCTGCCTCCGCGCCATCGCGCGCGGCTGCGCCAATACCGCCATGACCGTGCACATGCACTCCACGGTCATGCGCTTCATCGACGCCCTCTGCACCGACGCACAGAAGCGCCGGTACTACGCGGAGGTGGTGGACCACGGCAAGCTCTTCGGCTCCTGGGGTAGCGAGCCGGCGGTGAGCCTCTCGCGCACGTTCCAGATCGAGACGGTGGTGCGCCGCCGCGACGGCGGCTACGTGGTGGATGGTCTCAAGCACTTCTGCACCATGGCGCTCGGCGCCTCCTACTACATGGTCTGGTGCGCGCTCGACGGCGAGGCCGACATGTCGAAGGCGCTGATCCAGGTGCTGGTCCCGGCGGACAGCCCGGGCATCCACACCGACGGCAAGTGGGACACCCTCGGCATGCGGGCGACCTTCAGCCCGAGCGTGGAGCTCCGCGACGTGCGGGTGACGCCGGAGGCCCTCATGGGCGAGCCGGGCAATGCGCTCAAGGTCGGCGTCGTCGAGAGCTTTGCGTTGGGCTATGCCGCGGTGTACGTGGCGCTGGCCGAGGCGGCGCTCGCCTTCGCCATCGAGGCGGTGAAGAAGCGAGTGGTCAAGCCGGAGAACATCCCAGTGGCCCACGATCCCGCGGTCCAGCGTCACATCGGGGAGTTGGAGGCGCGTCTCCACGCGGTGCTGCTGGTGCTCGGGGATGCCGCTGCTCGCTGGGACAAAGCCGACATGCTCCAGCGGGGGCTCCTCGCCAATCGCGCCAAGCTCCTCGCGACCGAGGTGGGGCTGGCCGTGACCGGCCACGCCATCCAGACCGTGGGCGGCCGGGCCGCCTACAAGGAATTTCCGGTGGAGCGCGCCTTCCGCGATCTCCGCACCGCGACCCTCATGCCGCCCACCATGGACCGGATGATGGAGGCCATCGGCAAGGCCGCGCTCGGCCTCGAGGCGGCGATGTTCCGCGTGGGCGGCGCGCCGAGCGCCTGA